The segment GAAAGTTATTCATAAATGAAGGCCATCTGATTGGGAGAGGCTCGGTCCCTTGGTCGGCTTGGATTGACCGGTGGCGGCTTATCGATGGTGTGCAGTTTCCGCCGCCCGAACAAGTATTGAGCGACCAGTTCTGTGAACCTCAAGATAGGAATAGTGACGCGGCGGGTGCGCGCGACAATGCGCAGCAGCGCAAAGGCGATCATTGCTGCAAAGAGTTGCAGGCGACTTGCATTGCCGTTGTTGCCGAGGAACTTGCTGATCTTGAGGTGCTGCTTGATCCATCGGAACAGAAGCTCGATGTGCCAGCGGCCTTTGTAGAGCCGTCCAATCTCGACGGCGGAGCGCTCCAGATCGTTGGTCAAAAGCGTGATGGTGTCGCCCGTTTCGCGCTGAACGCGCAGGCGACGCAGCCGCATCGGCAGCTTGCAAGCAGCCTTGCTGACCAGGCTTACCTCACTGTCTTCCACAACCAGGAAGCCGTCGCCCTGCGGCTCGGCTACAGGGCGATCACGCAGCAGCGCCAGCCTCATGTTGGATTTGGGCCGCGTCACGAAGATCGATCCGGCTTCGGCGATCGCCGTCCACCAGCCATAATGGCAGTAGCCCTTGTCGAACACGTAGGTCGCTCCAGCTTCGATCGTGATCTGGCGACCGACCTGGGCGTCGTTGACGTTGGCGTCGGTGATGTCGAGGACGCGCGGACAGTCGGTCTTCGGGTCATAGACGACATGCACCTTCATGCCGCGGATGCGCCCGTTCGACTTGGCCCAATCGCACAGTTTGCCGAGCGGAATGGGGGTCGAGTCGATCAGCCGCAGCATTGCTTCGCCCTCGCGCCGCATTTGCCTGTCGAGCAGGTTCGCCACCAGACCGAACGCCTCGGCAAAGATGGCGACCGGACGCCGTCTGTTGGCATCCGACAAGGTCGAACGCATCAACGGACCGCTGCCCAGGTGATAATGATGCTGGCTGTTGGCGTTCCAGCCGGCTTCCAGGCCACGCAAGCTGCTGCTGCCGCAGAACTGGGCATAGATCAGCGCCACCAGATGATCCCAGCTTCTGAACGATTTGTCGTACGCATCCCCGTCGTGGCGATCCACAATTGCTTGGAATTGACGCCGATCGATGGGTTCAAGAAGCTGCCCGAAGATGCTAGGTGCAAAGCGCATGCCCCGTTCCTTTTCTGAGTCTCGACAACCAGAGAAAAGACGGACAAACCCCGTTTTACGGGGCATGCACATGTGGCATTTCGATTCACTCAAAACTTTCCCCGGACAGCCCTGCCCACAAGGGGGAGATTGGCCGTCATCACTGATTTCGCCAACCACCAACCTTGCAAAAAGGACGCTGCCCGCGAAGCTGCCGATCTCCCCCCAAGTGGGGGAGATGCCGAGTCTTGGCAAAGAGGGGCAGGACAGAGGGGGGCGCTGTCCCGCCGCCATCAAAGGTTCTGCACCTTCGTGACGCTCTGAGGTAACGGCCTGGATCCCAGGGTCTGCGCCGCGTCGCTTCGCTCCTTGCTTCGCCCTGGATGACGAAGGCATGGCGGCCTGTGGCAGCGTCAGAGATGGTGGCAGGCCGGCCGGCAGCGCGACCGTCAGTCCCTGTTCAGAGAGGAACTAATTGATGCTCGCGGTGTTCGCCGGCTCCGCCGGGCGCGCCTCATCCGAATAGGGCACGCGGTAGCCGTTCGCCGCCAGCCATTCGATCGCCGCTTTCGGCTCGTCGGTCTGGATGATGGTGGCGCCGCGCTCGGCCCAGAAGCCGTAGGTCTCGCGCGGCAGGCTGGCGAACACCGCCAGTTCATCGCCGCGACCGCCGGCAAGGAAGCCGCCCGGCTTGTTGACGATGGCGTAGGTATTGGCCCAGATGTGCCAGCCGCCCCTTATCGCCGCCGCGCGCATGCGCGGGCTGAACAGCGGACCGCCGGTCTCGGTCAGCGTCTCGGCGCCGTCGCGCCAGTTGATCATCTCGACCGCGCGCGGCGAAAACGCGCCGCTGACTTTCTCGGCGAAACCGGCGTCGCGAACCGCGTCGTCGGCAATGATCGGCATGAACTGGAAACCGCTGCCGATCGCGCCCATGG is part of the Mesorhizobium sp. L-2-11 genome and harbors:
- a CDS encoding IS4 family transposase, encoding MRFAPSIFGQLLEPIDRRQFQAIVDRHDGDAYDKSFRSWDHLVALIYAQFCGSSSLRGLEAGWNANSQHHYHLGSGPLMRSTLSDANRRRPVAIFAEAFGLVANLLDRQMRREGEAMLRLIDSTPIPLGKLCDWAKSNGRIRGMKVHVVYDPKTDCPRVLDITDANVNDAQVGRQITIEAGATYVFDKGYCHYGWWTAIAEAGSIFVTRPKSNMRLALLRDRPVAEPQGDGFLVVEDSEVSLVSKAACKLPMRLRRLRVQRETGDTITLLTNDLERSAVEIGRLYKGRWHIELLFRWIKQHLKISKFLGNNGNASRLQLFAAMIAFALLRIVARTRRVTIPILRFTELVAQYLFGRRKLHTIDKPPPVNPSRPRDRASPNQMAFIYE